The Oncorhynchus nerka isolate Pitt River linkage group LG12, Oner_Uvic_2.0, whole genome shotgun sequence genome includes a region encoding these proteins:
- the tifa gene encoding TRAF-interacting protein with FHA domain-containing protein A isoform X1 has translation MRPGTLPSPRSSNGSDQVNQKVKDNIPSIASAIIRSIMEVSHTVETEELMTCLQIQLYHPQQASRALYRMLPLETRHKLQAEDPVRLGRDAQACTFVLADPRVSRKQLSLQAYRTSNSPDMLFSVQNLSQKGRVTVNGFELGFLERAELPGKALIRFGEYEMLIRRENGEAKGSFEVEFGVLAVPPSREMGMVMPNMVPVMDTGSDLSTNSIPPLMRQGPMEMDETIMYQSGRALLP, from the coding sequence ACCAAGTTAACCAGAAAGTGAAAGACAACATCCCTTCAATTGCATCAGCCATCATAAGATCCATCATGGAGGTGTCTCACACTGTGGAAACAGAGGAGCTGATGACATGCCTCCAGATCCAGCTCTACCACCCCCAGCAGGCTTCCAGGGCTCTGTACCGCATGTTGCCTTTGGAAACCAGACACAAGCTCCAGGCCGAGGACCCAGTGAGGCTGGGCCGGGATGCCCAGGCCTGCACCTTCGTGCTGGCCGACCCCCGTGTCTCCCGCAAGCAGCTGTCCTTGCAGGCCTACCGCACCTCCAACAGCCCGGACATGCTATTTTCTGTGCAGAACCTCAGCCAGAAGGGACGTGTGACTGTCAATGGGTTTGAGCTGGGGTTCCTGGAGAGGGCAGAGCTGCCTGGTAAGGCCCTGATACGGTTCGGGGAATATGAGATGCTGATACGCCGTGAGAATGGAGAGGCGAAGGGGAGCTTTGAGGTGGAGTTTGGGGTGCTGGCAGTACCCCCTTCCAGAGAGATGGGCATGGTCATGCCAAATATGGTGCCCGTCATGGACACGGGCTCAGACCTTTCAACCAATAGCATCCCACCACTCATGAGACAAGGGCCAATGGAGATGGATGAGACAATCATGTACCAATCAGGCAGGGCGCTTCTTCCATAA
- the tifa gene encoding TRAF-interacting protein with FHA domain-containing protein A isoform X2, with amino-acid sequence MEVSHTVETEELMTCLQIQLYHPQQASRALYRMLPLETRHKLQAEDPVRLGRDAQACTFVLADPRVSRKQLSLQAYRTSNSPDMLFSVQNLSQKGRVTVNGFELGFLERAELPGKALIRFGEYEMLIRRENGEAKGSFEVEFGVLAVPPSREMGMVMPNMVPVMDTGSDLSTNSIPPLMRQGPMEMDETIMYQSGRALLP; translated from the coding sequence ATGGAGGTGTCTCACACTGTGGAAACAGAGGAGCTGATGACATGCCTCCAGATCCAGCTCTACCACCCCCAGCAGGCTTCCAGGGCTCTGTACCGCATGTTGCCTTTGGAAACCAGACACAAGCTCCAGGCCGAGGACCCAGTGAGGCTGGGCCGGGATGCCCAGGCCTGCACCTTCGTGCTGGCCGACCCCCGTGTCTCCCGCAAGCAGCTGTCCTTGCAGGCCTACCGCACCTCCAACAGCCCGGACATGCTATTTTCTGTGCAGAACCTCAGCCAGAAGGGACGTGTGACTGTCAATGGGTTTGAGCTGGGGTTCCTGGAGAGGGCAGAGCTGCCTGGTAAGGCCCTGATACGGTTCGGGGAATATGAGATGCTGATACGCCGTGAGAATGGAGAGGCGAAGGGGAGCTTTGAGGTGGAGTTTGGGGTGCTGGCAGTACCCCCTTCCAGAGAGATGGGCATGGTCATGCCAAATATGGTGCCCGTCATGGACACGGGCTCAGACCTTTCAACCAATAGCATCCCACCACTCATGAGACAAGGGCCAATGGAGATGGATGAGACAATCATGTACCAATCAGGCAGGGCGCTTCTTCCATAA